A stretch of Edaphobacter lichenicola DNA encodes these proteins:
- a CDS encoding glycosyltransferase has product MLSTLLLIARVALILGILGTLTSGVSFLLALIGGLKFRSRRNDQGSYAPPVSILKPLHGKEMGLEQNLESFFKLNHPDFELIFCARSLSDPGILCAQEVARRFPSIPARFIASGEPLWQNPKTFSMALLVDAAKHEIILFSDSDVRVSPSYLHDILQPLADPAVGLVTCTFRGKPGRSTSLLTALTQTVEFSSGVLTANLLEDIKFGLGPTLLTRKALIDEIGGLKDMGDLLADDFWLGNRIAEKGYKVILSTAIVDHFINYGSILSGLHHQISWMKNTRGTRPAGHLGTGLTYAMPFGVLGLLSALAIGRPTLGLWLLFAALANRWLQALLIGFVIMRDKLSLIFFWLYPLCDLLGFYSWAASYFGREIIYRGERYRINPGGVLVRLGPLQHH; this is encoded by the coding sequence ATGCTCTCCACCCTGCTCCTGATCGCCCGAGTCGCCCTCATCCTCGGCATACTCGGCACCCTGACCTCCGGAGTATCTTTCCTTCTGGCCCTCATAGGCGGCCTGAAGTTTCGCTCCCGCCGCAACGATCAAGGCAGCTACGCCCCTCCGGTAAGCATCCTCAAGCCACTACACGGCAAGGAAATGGGACTCGAGCAAAATCTCGAAAGCTTCTTCAAGCTCAACCATCCCGACTTCGAACTCATCTTCTGCGCCAGATCGCTGTCCGACCCAGGAATCCTCTGCGCTCAGGAGGTAGCCCGCCGATTCCCATCCATCCCGGCGCGCTTCATAGCCTCAGGCGAGCCGCTCTGGCAGAACCCCAAGACCTTCTCCATGGCGCTCCTGGTCGATGCGGCCAAACACGAGATCATCCTCTTCTCCGACAGCGACGTCCGCGTCAGCCCCTCCTACCTGCACGACATCCTGCAGCCTCTCGCCGACCCCGCCGTCGGTCTGGTCACCTGCACCTTCCGCGGCAAGCCGGGACGAAGCACCTCCCTCCTCACTGCGCTCACCCAGACCGTCGAGTTCTCCAGCGGCGTCCTCACCGCAAATCTGCTCGAAGACATCAAGTTCGGACTCGGGCCGACGCTCCTCACCCGAAAGGCCCTCATCGACGAGATAGGCGGCCTCAAAGACATGGGAGATCTGCTCGCCGACGACTTCTGGCTCGGCAACCGCATCGCAGAGAAGGGCTACAAAGTAATCCTCTCCACAGCCATCGTCGATCACTTCATCAACTACGGAAGCATCCTGTCCGGATTGCACCATCAGATCAGCTGGATGAAAAATACCCGCGGCACCCGGCCCGCCGGACACCTCGGCACCGGCCTCACCTACGCCATGCCCTTCGGCGTCCTCGGCCTTCTCTCCGCCCTCGCCATCGGACGGCCCACCCTCGGCCTCTGGCTCCTCTTTGCCGCGCTCGCCAATCGCTGGCTCCAGGCCCTGCTTATCGGCTTCGTCATCATGCGCGACAAGCTCTCGCTCATCTTCTTCTGGCTCTACCCCCTCTGCGATCTCCTCGGCTTCTACAGCTGGGCCGCCAGCTACTTTGGACGAGAGATCATCTACCGCGGCGAGCGCTATCGTATCAACCCCGGCGGAGTCCTGGTTCGCCTGGGCCCCCTGCAGCACCACTAG
- a CDS encoding ArnT family glycosyltransferase, with protein MQNQLKLDEETPVHETSPQNATSRRPWNPVSLAVIFFLWLILQIGGLFTPGLLDDVDSIYIEIAREMLQRHDYVTPYIDGVRFFDKPPLMYWMAAGSMRLFGIHDWAARLPLALAVLVLLLAVYALGIRLFATVSPAEKPDRGAFYAAIALATSIGPYLYTRFYIPDILIALWMTLAVHLFLIALDRLRSQTKPQNRVPHSSQSHRDQWVIARQRDPLSSPSHESPGAPSFAHFAKGGNVSSSALLPCLAFAAVMALNVLTKGLIGLVFPIAFVLLYLAITRQLHLLPKLHLIPSTLVFLAIAAPWHILAALRNPAISMPPGLGLPAKAGWAWFYLYNEHIARFLSKRIPHDYGQTPVLLFWIYLAIWIMPWTVFLPGAIADHIRTLRHRTSSIATSALPRAREHEASLCLLLWSLLVMGFFSLSSRQEYYSIPAIPALCLMAGGLLARADQSQSLTSTKLEAASSALRWHLCLLLPLSTAIAMVCAYFALTAPHPAPGTDLASLLNSNPDFYNLSLGHLFDLTGDAMGLFRGPLTAVALSMLGVGLVSYLLRRRSFTYAANLVLATAMTVSLLAAHEGLVRFYPVLGSKNLALTVKQQLHPGDRVIIDGWLSSGSSLLFYTGQQAGLVNGRIYGPWYGSFWPDAPPIFGTDDSLRQAWPGPQRIFLLTFSKQRAADLARFAPVHLLATEGGKFILSNR; from the coding sequence ATGCAGAACCAACTAAAACTCGACGAAGAAACCCCAGTGCACGAGACCTCTCCCCAAAACGCCACATCGCGCCGCCCTTGGAATCCCGTCTCCCTCGCTGTCATCTTCTTTCTCTGGCTCATCCTCCAGATCGGCGGCCTCTTCACCCCCGGCCTCCTCGACGACGTCGACTCCATCTACATCGAGATCGCCCGCGAGATGCTCCAGCGCCACGACTACGTCACCCCCTACATCGACGGCGTTCGTTTCTTCGACAAGCCTCCCCTCATGTACTGGATGGCCGCCGGCTCCATGCGCCTCTTCGGCATTCACGACTGGGCCGCCCGCCTCCCACTCGCTCTCGCCGTCCTCGTGCTTCTCCTCGCCGTCTACGCCCTTGGCATTCGTCTCTTCGCAACAGTCTCTCCCGCCGAAAAACCCGATCGCGGAGCCTTCTACGCCGCCATCGCCCTCGCCACCAGCATCGGCCCCTACCTCTACACGCGCTTCTACATCCCGGACATCCTCATCGCGCTCTGGATGACCCTCGCCGTCCACCTCTTCCTCATAGCCCTCGACCGCCTGCGCTCTCAAACCAAGCCACAAAACCGGGTGCCCCATTCATCGCAGTCTCATCGCGATCAGTGGGTAATCGCGCGGCAGCGCGATCCGCTCTCCTCCCCCAGCCACGAAAGCCCGGGTGCCCCATCCTTCGCGCACTTTGCAAAGGGTGGGAATGTAAGCTCCTCCGCTCTCCTCCCCTGCCTCGCCTTCGCCGCAGTCATGGCCTTAAACGTCCTGACCAAAGGACTCATAGGCCTGGTCTTCCCCATAGCCTTCGTCCTCCTCTACCTTGCCATCACCAGACAACTCCACCTCCTCCCGAAGCTCCACCTCATCCCCAGCACCCTGGTCTTCCTGGCCATAGCCGCCCCCTGGCATATCCTCGCCGCCCTCCGAAACCCAGCCATCTCCATGCCCCCAGGTCTCGGTCTCCCCGCCAAAGCAGGCTGGGCCTGGTTCTATCTCTACAACGAGCACATCGCCCGCTTCCTCTCCAAACGCATCCCCCACGATTACGGTCAAACCCCCGTCCTGCTCTTCTGGATCTACCTCGCCATCTGGATCATGCCCTGGACCGTCTTCCTCCCCGGAGCCATCGCCGACCACATCCGAACCCTCCGCCACCGCACCTCCAGCATCGCCACAAGCGCCCTCCCCCGCGCACGCGAGCACGAAGCATCGCTCTGCCTTCTTCTCTGGAGCCTCCTCGTCATGGGCTTCTTCTCCCTCTCCAGCCGCCAGGAGTACTACTCGATCCCCGCGATCCCCGCTCTGTGCCTTATGGCCGGCGGTCTCCTCGCTCGAGCCGACCAGTCTCAAAGTCTCACCTCCACCAAACTCGAAGCAGCCAGCAGCGCCCTCCGCTGGCATCTCTGCCTCCTCCTCCCCCTCTCCACCGCCATCGCGATGGTCTGCGCCTACTTCGCACTCACCGCACCGCACCCCGCCCCCGGCACCGACCTAGCATCTCTGCTCAACTCCAACCCCGACTTCTACAACCTCTCCCTCGGCCACCTCTTCGACCTCACCGGAGACGCCATGGGACTCTTCCGCGGCCCTCTCACCGCCGTTGCCCTCAGCATGCTTGGCGTCGGCCTCGTCAGCTATCTCCTGCGCCGCCGCTCCTTCACCTACGCCGCAAATCTCGTCCTGGCCACCGCCATGACCGTCTCCCTCCTCGCCGCTCACGAGGGCCTCGTCCGCTTCTACCCCGTCCTCGGATCGAAGAACCTCGCCCTCACCGTCAAACAGCAACTCCACCCCGGCGACCGCGTCATCATCGACGGCTGGCTCTCCTCCGGCTCCTCCCTCCTCTTCTACACCGGCCAGCAGGCAGGTCTCGTCAACGGGCGCATCTATGGCCCCTGGTACGGCTCCTTCTGGCCCGACGCTCCCCCCATCTTCGGCACCGACGACAGTCTCCGCCAGGCCTGGCCAGGCCCCCAGCGCATCTTCCTCCTCACCTTCAGCAAACAACGCGCCGCCGACCTCGCACGCTTCGCCCCCGTTCATCTCCTCGCGACAGAGGGCGGTAAATTTATCCTCTCCAACCGATAA
- a CDS encoding DnaJ C-terminal domain-containing protein, whose amino-acid sequence MATTQTKDYYGTLGVKKTATTDEIRKAFRKAARKYHPDVNPNDKKAEEKFKEISEANDVLSDEKKRKIYDQFGFYSDNIDPAAAEAAARGGYGGGASSGGGYGGAQRGPRGGQEVPFDFGGFDFSDFQSGRAAQQQEPGGGFGGSFKDIFSGMFNGGKQAARGPQPGTDLEYQVSVDFWTAVRGGVARLEIQRQEVCPTCKGKSTTGGSVECPECHGSGQVTQMGGRMKFNIQCPRCGGSGKVQNSCPTCDGEGVVTKREPLEFRIKAGTRDGQRIRLAGKGNAGINGGPAGDLFLIIKAGTNPVFTRSADDIYVTVPVTMTEAALGAKIDVPTIDSHEGGARTQLKIPPGTQTGQKLRLREKGVPSASREGVRGDEIVEVKIVVPKVQDERSKEILRELAKLNPEDPREDLFAKA is encoded by the coding sequence ATGGCGACGACACAGACCAAGGACTACTACGGCACGCTGGGCGTGAAGAAGACGGCGACTACAGATGAGATTCGCAAGGCATTTCGCAAGGCTGCCCGGAAGTATCACCCGGACGTGAATCCGAATGACAAAAAGGCTGAGGAGAAGTTCAAGGAGATCTCCGAGGCGAACGATGTTCTGAGCGACGAGAAGAAGCGGAAGATCTACGACCAGTTTGGGTTCTACTCGGACAATATCGACCCGGCTGCGGCGGAGGCTGCGGCACGTGGCGGCTATGGCGGGGGTGCGTCTTCGGGCGGCGGGTATGGCGGTGCGCAGCGTGGGCCGCGTGGTGGGCAGGAGGTTCCGTTCGACTTTGGCGGGTTCGATTTTTCGGACTTTCAGAGTGGACGCGCGGCACAGCAGCAGGAGCCGGGTGGTGGGTTTGGCGGGAGCTTCAAGGACATCTTCAGCGGGATGTTCAATGGAGGAAAGCAGGCTGCGCGCGGACCGCAGCCGGGGACTGATCTTGAGTACCAGGTGAGTGTGGACTTCTGGACGGCGGTGCGCGGCGGCGTGGCGCGGCTGGAGATTCAGCGGCAGGAGGTGTGCCCGACGTGCAAGGGGAAGTCGACGACGGGCGGGAGTGTGGAGTGTCCGGAGTGCCATGGGTCGGGGCAGGTGACGCAGATGGGCGGACGGATGAAGTTCAATATTCAATGCCCGCGGTGCGGCGGGTCGGGGAAGGTGCAGAACTCGTGCCCGACCTGCGATGGCGAGGGCGTGGTGACGAAGCGGGAGCCGCTGGAGTTTCGTATCAAGGCAGGGACTCGCGATGGGCAGAGGATTCGGCTGGCGGGGAAGGGCAATGCCGGGATCAACGGCGGGCCTGCCGGGGATCTGTTTTTGATTATCAAGGCGGGGACGAATCCGGTGTTTACGCGGAGTGCGGATGACATATATGTAACCGTTCCGGTTACGATGACGGAGGCCGCACTGGGAGCTAAGATCGACGTGCCGACGATCGATTCTCATGAGGGCGGAGCGAGGACGCAGCTGAAGATTCCGCCGGGGACGCAGACGGGACAGAAGCTGCGGCTGCGGGAGAAGGGCGTGCCTTCGGCTTCGCGGGAGGGTGTGCGCGGGGATGAGATTGTCGAGGTGAAGATTGTGGTGCCGAAGGTGCAGGATGAGCGGAGCAAGGAGATTCTGCGCGAGTTGGCGAAGCTGAATCCGGAGGATCCTCGGGAAGATTTGTTTGCGAAAGCATAA
- a CDS encoding SixA phosphatase family protein → MNLYILRHASAGLRRKNPLLDVKRPLDKEGKKHSLQLAYVLNALNIQFDLIVSSPLKRSLQTAALIGTETGYEAQILQSESLAPSATVKDFQKLLREFASYENILVVGHNPNLSTFLGSLLVPATNPEARIRLRKGSIARVVLTRGPATLQALLDPRTVRALYATSTKSSRRKTSRK, encoded by the coding sequence ATGAATTTGTATATCCTTCGCCACGCCAGCGCCGGTCTTCGTCGAAAAAACCCACTCCTCGATGTCAAACGTCCCCTCGACAAAGAGGGCAAGAAGCACAGCCTACAGCTCGCCTACGTGCTAAACGCACTGAACATCCAGTTCGACCTCATCGTCTCGAGCCCACTCAAGCGCAGCCTCCAGACCGCCGCCTTGATCGGCACCGAGACCGGCTACGAGGCCCAGATCCTGCAATCCGAATCACTTGCCCCCTCCGCCACCGTCAAAGACTTCCAAAAGCTTCTGCGTGAGTTCGCCAGCTACGAAAACATCCTCGTAGTCGGCCATAACCCTAACCTCTCCACCTTCCTGGGATCTCTTCTCGTGCCCGCCACCAACCCCGAAGCCAGGATCCGGCTCCGCAAAGGCTCCATCGCCCGCGTCGTCCTCACCCGAGGCCCGGCGACCCTGCAGGCCCTGCTGGACCCTCGCACCGTCCGCGCCCTCTACGCCACCTCGACGAAGAGCTCCCGCCGAAAGACCTCGCGGAAGTAA
- a CDS encoding ArnT family glycosyltransferase, translating into MIKETLLETTADTKASLDSCTPRRSTALLVLTGLWLIIFFAALFTPPLLDDADATHASAARHMALSGDLVTLRVDGIRYLEKAPLPYWLGALSFRLFGYNSFAAHLPQAIGVLLLALLGYYWAYRAFNARTAFYTGLATLTTVGVFLFTRYYIPEVLLSFFLAIALFCLLRSLTSTTTQSAKSPASLSTVTYAYAMWTALALAVLTKGLVALVFFFGAAIVYLALSGEYKNWRSLKPFTGILLFLIIAAPWHILAGLRNTGGMNGHGFFWFYFINEHVLRFLGRRYPKDYNKLPGYLFWSLHLVWLFPWSLFCGTLCRQAYLAFQRYRASNPAPVDEARTFYWQPYAVVVVGLILQNAFKIPYIFTLFLALILFLLHGLRRRQSNSPSGSPLLRVNTLAQRSTLLLSIFASLVLVFFSVSTNQEYYTFPTYLSMILLLAVALAHAEQIYSTDSGSRRWITVGHATFTVLGVAIAITLLYGLWTSRHLPFVPDIGDLLAHRGVGDYTLSMSGIFDLTGPSFAALRLPATLAAIAFLIGPAIAWLLRSQRRHLAATVAVALTAATFFIAAHIAFARFAPMLSSKSFADTIQQLETDHSISRDNKVIFYGDQSYGSSITFYLGRQVYLVNGRSSSMLFGGTFPDAPPVFLTPEDLLTIWGQGERKLLFVPLERRDAVDQLLGNHKVLLFESSGKALFTDRPLDNPGRTP; encoded by the coding sequence ATGATCAAAGAAACCTTACTGGAAACAACCGCCGACACCAAGGCGTCCCTCGACTCCTGCACCCCCCGTCGCTCCACGGCCCTCCTCGTTCTCACCGGCCTCTGGCTCATCATCTTCTTCGCCGCCCTCTTCACTCCCCCGCTGCTCGACGACGCCGACGCCACCCACGCCAGCGCAGCCCGTCACATGGCCCTCTCCGGCGACCTCGTCACCCTCCGCGTCGACGGCATCCGCTACCTCGAAAAGGCGCCGCTCCCCTACTGGCTCGGTGCCCTCAGCTTTCGCCTCTTCGGCTACAACAGCTTTGCTGCGCATCTCCCTCAGGCCATCGGCGTCCTTCTCCTGGCACTGCTCGGCTACTACTGGGCCTATCGAGCCTTCAACGCCCGCACCGCCTTCTACACCGGCCTCGCAACCCTCACTACCGTCGGCGTCTTCCTCTTCACTCGCTACTACATTCCCGAAGTCCTGCTCTCCTTCTTCCTCGCCATCGCCCTCTTCTGCCTCCTCCGATCCCTTACCTCAACCACAACACAGAGTGCAAAGTCCCCCGCATCCCTTTCGACAGTCACCTACGCCTACGCCATGTGGACGGCCCTCGCTCTCGCCGTCCTCACCAAAGGACTCGTAGCCCTGGTCTTTTTCTTCGGCGCAGCCATCGTCTACCTCGCTCTCAGCGGCGAATACAAAAACTGGCGCAGCCTCAAGCCCTTCACCGGCATCCTGCTCTTCCTCATCATCGCGGCTCCCTGGCACATCCTCGCCGGCCTGCGCAACACGGGAGGCATGAACGGCCACGGCTTCTTCTGGTTCTACTTCATCAACGAGCACGTCCTCCGTTTCCTCGGCCGCCGCTACCCCAAGGACTACAACAAACTCCCCGGCTACCTCTTCTGGAGCCTTCATCTCGTCTGGCTCTTCCCCTGGTCGCTCTTCTGCGGAACCCTCTGCCGCCAGGCCTACCTCGCCTTCCAGCGCTACCGAGCCTCGAACCCCGCACCAGTCGACGAAGCAAGAACCTTCTACTGGCAGCCCTACGCAGTCGTCGTAGTCGGCCTTATCCTGCAAAACGCCTTCAAAATCCCCTACATCTTCACGCTCTTTTTAGCGCTCATCCTCTTCCTGCTCCACGGTCTTCGCCGCCGCCAATCGAACTCTCCCTCCGGCAGCCCGCTGCTCCGCGTCAACACCCTCGCCCAACGCAGCACGCTCCTTCTCAGCATCTTCGCCTCGCTCGTCCTGGTCTTCTTCTCTGTCTCCACCAACCAGGAGTACTACACCTTCCCCACCTACCTCTCCATGATCCTCCTCCTCGCCGTCGCCCTCGCGCACGCCGAGCAGATCTACTCCACCGACTCAGGCTCCCGCCGCTGGATCACCGTTGGCCACGCCACCTTCACCGTCCTCGGCGTCGCCATTGCCATCACCCTCCTCTACGGCCTCTGGACCTCCCGCCACCTCCCCTTCGTTCCCGACATCGGGGATCTCCTCGCCCATCGCGGCGTCGGCGACTACACCCTCTCCATGTCCGGCATCTTCGATCTCACCGGCCCCAGCTTCGCAGCCCTGCGCCTTCCCGCAACCCTGGCCGCCATCGCCTTCCTCATCGGTCCTGCCATCGCGTGGCTTCTTCGCTCCCAGCGCCGTCACCTCGCGGCAACCGTAGCCGTAGCCCTCACCGCGGCCACCTTCTTCATCGCAGCCCACATCGCCTTCGCCCGCTTCGCCCCCATGCTCTCTTCAAAGAGCTTCGCCGACACCATCCAGCAGCTCGAAACCGACCACTCCATCTCCCGCGACAACAAAGTCATCTTCTACGGCGATCAGTCCTACGGCTCCTCCATCACCTTCTACCTCGGCCGTCAGGTCTATCTCGTCAATGGCCGCTCCTCCTCCATGCTCTTCGGCGGCACCTTCCCCGACGCGCCTCCTGTCTTCCTCACCCCAGAGGATCTCCTGACGATCTGGGGCCAGGGCGAACGCAAACTTCTCTTCGTCCCCCTGGAGAGACGCGACGCCGTCGACCAACTCCTGGGCAACCACAAAGTCCTCCTCTTCGAAAGCTCCGGCAAAGCGCTCTTCACCGACCGTCCCTTGGACAACCCAGGCAGGACTCCCTGA
- a CDS encoding MerR family transcriptional regulator: MATKRKTKGAYMISSVAEMYEIHPQTLRLYEREGLLRPSRSEGNTRLYTDEDLERLEFILNLARDLGVNIAGIAIVLQMRERMEEMNRQMQGFVDYVRTEMLTRMQQQQVPGTGLVPMRRQVVVPGRKDKKGI, translated from the coding sequence ATGGCTACAAAGCGGAAGACCAAGGGCGCGTACATGATCTCGTCTGTGGCGGAGATGTACGAGATTCATCCGCAGACGCTGCGGCTGTATGAGCGGGAGGGGTTGCTGCGGCCGTCGCGGAGTGAAGGGAATACGCGGCTGTATACGGATGAGGATCTGGAGCGGCTGGAGTTTATCTTGAACCTGGCACGGGATCTGGGGGTGAATATCGCCGGGATTGCGATTGTGCTGCAGATGCGCGAACGGATGGAGGAGATGAACCGGCAGATGCAGGGGTTCGTCGACTATGTGCGGACGGAGATGCTGACGCGGATGCAGCAACAGCAGGTGCCTGGGACTGGGTTGGTTCCTATGCGGCGGCAGGTGGTGGTGCCGGGGCGGAAGGATAAGAAGGGCATCTGA
- a CDS encoding LolA-like protein, with product MWHLAKALMFPGLLFSMMMACAVWVQAQSGSRPTAEEIVGRMLVKNGERLAALEHYKTDRTYHLEYDGTGGKHHAEMVVRAEYVAPRRKYFTVLSESGSKVLCKEVLHRLVEREEQTAAKTDWQRSLFSTDTYKVELVGQEQLAGVNTWVLKVEPKVSSKVAYRGKVWVSMDDFAMVRVKGEPVKSPSWMIDSAAFDTWYKRRGDVWVPAKNVSTTHVRIGGEAKVTIDYGSYDVLAARQIVTGDDTYGKRCQSRVGENGLRLV from the coding sequence ATGTGGCATCTGGCGAAGGCGCTGATGTTTCCCGGTCTCCTGTTCTCCATGATGATGGCCTGCGCGGTGTGGGTGCAGGCGCAGAGTGGATCGCGACCGACGGCTGAGGAGATTGTTGGCCGGATGCTGGTGAAGAACGGCGAGCGGCTGGCGGCTCTGGAGCACTACAAGACGGATCGCACCTATCATCTGGAGTACGACGGAACCGGCGGGAAGCACCACGCGGAGATGGTGGTGCGGGCAGAGTATGTGGCTCCAAGGCGGAAGTACTTTACGGTGCTGTCGGAGTCGGGTTCGAAGGTATTGTGCAAGGAGGTGCTGCACAGACTGGTGGAGAGGGAGGAGCAGACGGCGGCGAAGACGGATTGGCAGCGGTCGCTGTTTTCGACCGACACCTACAAGGTGGAGCTGGTGGGGCAGGAGCAACTGGCTGGCGTGAACACGTGGGTGCTGAAGGTGGAACCGAAGGTGTCGAGCAAGGTGGCCTATCGGGGGAAGGTGTGGGTGAGTATGGATGACTTTGCCATGGTGCGTGTGAAGGGCGAGCCGGTGAAGAGTCCTTCGTGGATGATTGACAGCGCGGCGTTCGACACGTGGTACAAGCGGCGGGGGGATGTGTGGGTTCCGGCGAAGAATGTTTCAACGACACATGTGCGGATTGGCGGTGAGGCGAAGGTGACGATCGACTACGGGAGCTATGATGTGCTGGCGGCGAGGCAGATCGTGACGGGAGACGACACGTACGGGAAGAGATGCCAGTCTCGAGTGGGGGAAAACGGCTTGCGGCTAGTCTGA
- a CDS encoding Ppx/GppA phosphatase family protein produces MPTFAAIDIGSNSCRLKIATVQMHRLKTLHEDREVTRLGESVFQTGVISPEAMASTIRALKRFHKAVQLHVVDKVRVVATSAMRDARNAAAFTEWVKATTGWNVEVISGLEEGRLIHLGVVTHEVGARGRCLLIDLGGGSCEVTLSDGGRNKSMVSMPLGAVRLQEEFLRTDPPSKEDVARLKQFIDRELKRAEKKLGTPRVGLVIATSGTASALAEASGHVRKGRVVKKTLAKKRLERVGALTADTPDVRRLADRLAKMNNAEREAVPGIGPRRSEIIIGGSLVYASLLEKMGLKGFRYSPLGLRDGMLAQMLAEVDLRTSVHQKIESERWAGVLEVCERYGIEQRQVEPVRQHVVELFDALARVHELPEEYRLWLEAAAMMQDVGKFMNHQGHYRHTQYIIANSEIFGFSPEQRMIVSAVARYMGKSRPDALDRPMRWIPVEEHMNVTRAVVLLRLAVALNQDRASAVLQMKTHVYPKRVLLELVPGRGGAELEAWSLKKEAAYFREVFRRELFVEVA; encoded by the coding sequence ATGCCTACGTTTGCCGCGATCGATATTGGGTCGAACTCTTGCCGATTGAAGATTGCTACTGTTCAGATGCATCGATTGAAGACTCTGCACGAGGACCGCGAAGTGACGCGGCTGGGGGAGAGTGTCTTTCAGACAGGAGTGATCTCTCCTGAAGCCATGGCGTCGACGATTCGCGCGCTGAAGCGCTTCCATAAAGCGGTGCAGCTGCATGTGGTGGATAAGGTTCGTGTGGTGGCGACGAGTGCGATGCGGGATGCGCGCAATGCCGCGGCGTTTACAGAGTGGGTGAAGGCGACGACGGGATGGAATGTTGAGGTGATCTCGGGGCTCGAAGAAGGGCGGCTGATTCATCTGGGGGTGGTGACGCATGAGGTTGGGGCGCGGGGGCGGTGCTTGTTGATCGACCTGGGTGGCGGGAGCTGCGAGGTGACGCTGTCGGATGGCGGCCGGAACAAGTCGATGGTCAGTATGCCGCTTGGAGCGGTGAGGCTGCAGGAGGAGTTTCTGCGGACCGATCCTCCGTCGAAGGAGGATGTTGCGCGGTTGAAGCAGTTTATCGACCGCGAGTTGAAGCGGGCGGAGAAGAAGCTGGGGACGCCGAGGGTTGGGTTGGTGATTGCGACCTCGGGGACAGCGTCGGCGCTGGCGGAGGCGAGTGGGCACGTTCGCAAGGGCAGGGTGGTGAAGAAGACGCTGGCGAAGAAGCGGCTGGAGCGCGTGGGTGCGCTGACTGCGGACACTCCTGATGTGCGAAGGCTGGCGGATCGGCTGGCGAAGATGAACAACGCCGAGCGGGAGGCGGTTCCGGGGATTGGGCCGCGGAGGTCGGAGATCATTATTGGCGGGTCGCTGGTGTATGCGAGCCTGCTGGAGAAGATGGGGTTGAAGGGCTTTCGCTACTCGCCGCTGGGGTTGCGGGATGGGATGCTGGCGCAGATGCTGGCGGAGGTGGATCTGCGGACCTCAGTACACCAGAAGATCGAGAGCGAGCGGTGGGCTGGCGTGCTGGAGGTTTGCGAGAGGTACGGGATTGAGCAGCGGCAGGTGGAGCCGGTGAGGCAGCATGTGGTGGAGTTGTTCGACGCGCTGGCGCGGGTGCATGAGCTGCCGGAGGAGTACAGGCTGTGGCTTGAGGCGGCGGCGATGATGCAGGATGTCGGCAAGTTTATGAACCACCAGGGACACTATCGGCATACGCAGTACATCATTGCGAACTCGGAGATCTTTGGATTTTCGCCGGAGCAGCGAATGATCGTGAGCGCCGTTGCGCGGTACATGGGGAAGAGCCGGCCGGATGCGCTGGACCGGCCGATGCGGTGGATCCCTGTGGAAGAGCACATGAACGTGACGCGGGCTGTGGTTCTGCTGCGGCTGGCGGTGGCGTTGAATCAGGACCGGGCCAGCGCCGTGCTCCAGATGAAGACGCATGTGTACCCGAAGCGGGTACTGCTGGAGTTGGTGCCAGGTCGCGGCGGCGCGGAGCTGGAGGCGTGGTCGCTGAAGAAAGAGGCGGCTTACTTCCGCGAGGTCTTTCGGCGGGAGCTCTTCGTCGAGGTGGCGTAG